The following are encoded together in the Sinorhizobium terangae genome:
- a CDS encoding FadR/GntR family transcriptional regulator — protein sequence MGSLAEFKMERKPKLSERVASAIRQQVLKGEIPPGEKLPTESRMREVFGVSRTVIREAIATLAADGLVEARQGAGVFVKEHPTLAFGSIGLDAGNKISHALNVLEVRMGLEIESAGLAALRRNAAQEAQIQEAFFDFDRMLERGEPTGKSDFAFHRAIAVATNNPYYVEVLDALGMRAIPCDVASPWGTDRVLTREYQESLQREHLAILKAISASDPEAARAAMRAHLTASQQRYRARLSGQQAEWGTTKRKV from the coding sequence ATGGGCTCTCTGGCCGAATTCAAGATGGAGCGCAAACCGAAGCTTTCGGAGCGCGTCGCGAGCGCGATCCGGCAGCAGGTGCTGAAAGGCGAAATCCCGCCGGGTGAAAAGCTGCCGACGGAGAGCCGAATGCGGGAGGTCTTCGGCGTCAGCCGCACCGTGATCCGCGAGGCCATCGCAACGCTTGCCGCCGACGGCCTCGTCGAGGCGCGGCAGGGTGCCGGCGTCTTCGTCAAGGAACACCCGACCCTTGCCTTCGGCTCGATCGGCCTTGATGCCGGCAACAAGATCTCCCACGCGCTAAACGTGCTCGAAGTACGGATGGGGCTCGAGATCGAAAGCGCTGGCCTTGCTGCGCTCCGGCGGAATGCTGCCCAGGAGGCGCAGATCCAGGAGGCCTTCTTCGACTTCGACCGAATGCTCGAGCGCGGCGAGCCGACCGGCAAGAGTGATTTCGCCTTCCACCGGGCAATTGCGGTCGCTACCAACAACCCCTACTACGTGGAGGTTCTCGATGCCCTTGGCATGCGAGCGATCCCATGCGACGTCGCCTCGCCCTGGGGTACCGACAGGGTGCTGACGCGTGAATATCAGGAAAGCCTGCAGCGCGAGCATCTGGCGATCCTGAAGGCCATTTCCGCCAGCGACCCCGAAGCTGCCCGCGCCGCCATGCGCGCCCATCTGACCGCCAGCCAGCAGCGATATCGCGCCCGGCTGAGCGGCCAACAGGCAGAATGGGGCACGACCAAGCGCAAGGTTTGA